The following coding sequences are from one Acipenser ruthenus chromosome 7, fAciRut3.2 maternal haplotype, whole genome shotgun sequence window:
- the LOC117416065 gene encoding DNA polymerase lambda-like isoform X1, which translates to MQCMVSEIKTSECMESQGIVKAFRKVKRTGNGLDREGPQMKRKQGETGDWLSGIHVYIIQAGIGNTRSGIFKKQIVQKGGQVREIFSPDVTHVLVDETMDCDRALRILKIEKLPPVVQLIKSSWLSLCIAEKKLVNTAGYSIFIPDRYLNSDLKGVDDESEHRDAPDLRTMQVLSVEKRDDTATGENAVLLQESVNKSVFKSQTSEGDGSDGEDGGVTQGDLEALLTGCYPKAGDSSTTAPPAGGKWVCAQSSEAKKENHNKHITDKLEVLAKAYTHQGDKWRALGYSKAINALQSYHKTVSSYEEACKIQGIGKRMAEKIKEILESGHLRKLDHIGESVPVLELFTNIWGAGAKTAQMWYQQGFRTLDDIRTKATLNSQQMVGLKHYEDLLDRMPREEAAEIEKTVREMALSLNPGLVAMACGSYRRGKATCGDVDVLITHPDGKSHKGIFSKVVHGLHQSGFLTDDLVSHEDNGNQKKYLGVCRLPGPGRRHRRLDIIVVPYSEFACALMYFTGSAHFNRSMRALAKTKTMSLSEHSLNRDVLRKGSLKVTPGLPLPTPAEKDVFTHLGLPYREPQERDW; encoded by the exons ATGCAATGCATGGTGTCTGAaattaag ACAAGTGAATGCATGGAGTCTCAAGGAATCGTTAAAGCTTTCCGTAAAGTGAAGAGGACTGGCAATGGGTTAGACAGAGAAGGACCACAGATGAAAAGAAAGCAGGGAGAAACAG GTGACTGGCTCAGTGGAATACATGTGTACATCATCCAAGCTGGGATTGGAAATACCAGAAGTGgaatctttaaaaaacaaatagtcCAGAAAGGGGGGCAAGTTAGGGAGATCTTCTCTCCTGATGTCACCCATGTCTTAGTGGATGAGACCATGGACTGTGATCGTGCGTTGCGCATATTGAAGATTGAGAAACTCCCTCCTGTAGTGCAGCTGATAAAATCGTCTTGGTTGAGTCTGTGCATCGCTGAAAAAAAACTTGTGAACACTGCAGGTTACAGCATTTTCATCCCAGACAG GTACTTGAATTCAGACTTGAAAGGAGTGGATGATGAATCTGAGCACAGAGATGCACCTGATTTAAGAACAATGCAAGTGCTGAGTGTGGAGAAAAGGGATGATACAGCGACAGGAGAAAATGCAGTGCTGCTTCAAGAGTCTGTAAATAAGAGTGTCTTCAAGTCACAG ACATCAGAAGGTGACGGAAGCGATGGGGAAGATGGAGGGGTCACACAGGGTGACTTGGAAGCACTACTCACAGGGTGCTATCCAAAAGCTGGGGACTCCAGTACAACAGCACCACCTGCTGGAGGGAAGTGGGTCTGCGCTCAGTCCTCGGAAGCCAAGAAGGAGAATCACAACAAGCACATTACTGACAAGCTGGAGGTTCTGGCGAAAGCTTATACCCACCAGGGGGACAAGTGGAGGGCACTGGGCTACTCCAAAGCTATAAAcgccctccagagctaccataaAACTGTGTCTTCATATGAG GAGGCATGCAAGATCCAGGGCATTGGAAAGCGGATGGCAGAGAAGATAAAGGAGATCTTGGAAAGTGGCCACCTTCGCAAGCTGGACCACATTGGGGAGAGTGTGCCAGTGTTGGAGCTCTTTACCAACATCTGGGGTGCTGGAGCCAAGACTGCACAGATGTGGTATCAGCAG GGGTTTCGTACTCTTGATGATATCCGCACCAAAGCAACCTTGAATAGCCAGCAGATGGTAGGACTGAAGCACTACGAAGATCTTCTGGATCGAATGCCGAGAGAGGAGGCTGCAGAGATTGAGAAAACT GTGCGGGAGATGGCTTTGTCGTTGAACCCTGGCCTGGTGGCCATGGCCTGTGGCTCGTATCGGAGAGGGAAGGCCACGTGTGGAGACGTGGATGTTCTAATCACCCACCCAGATGGAAAATCTCACAAAGGCATCTTTAGTAAAGTCGTGCATGGCCTCCATCAAAGTG GTTTTCTGACAGATGATCTGGTCAGCCACGAGGACAATGGGAACCAGAAGAAGTATCTGGGAGTCTGTCGTCTCCCAGGACCTGGCCGCAGGCACCGGAGACTGGATATTATTGTGGTGCCTTACAGTGAGTTTGCATGTGCCTTGATGTACTTCACGGGTTCGGCACACTTCAACCGGTCCATGCGGGCCTTGGCTAAAACCAAGACCATGAGCCTGTCAGAGCACTCCCTTAACAGGGACGTTCTCCGCAAGGGAAGCCTGAAGGTCACCCCGGGACTCCCCCTGCCTACACCAGCAGAAAAGGATGTGTTCACTCATCTCGGACTGCCATACAGGGAACCTCAGGAGAGAGACTGGTGA
- the LOC117416067 gene encoding protein DPCD-like, with translation MAVQSWLESLKASKKTALIQDGKRKIHYLFLDDKEMAEEYDLKTDELIVRKWRVKNTLGVLGQWQIELGEPAPSTVGALEPQLLKENSSNPVFMRKDTKTSFQWRIRNLPYPKDVYKLSVEQTERCCIVRTTNKKYFKKFSIPDMDRCQLSLESSALSFAHANNTLIISYEKPKEILTLEQEVLREVKKMKGSSDGEVDCKTQ, from the exons ATGGCTGTGCAGAGCTGGTTGGAGTCGTTGAAAGCATCTAAGAAAACAGCGCTAATACAAGATG GGAAAAGGAAGATCCATTATTTATTTCTGGATGATAAAGAAATGGCTGAGGAATATGACTTGAAGACAGATGAACTGATTG TTCGAAAATGGCGTGTGAAGAATACCCTTGGAGTGCTGGGTCAGTGGCAGATTGAGCTGGGGGAGCCAGCACCTTCCACTGTGGGAGCTCTGGAGCCACAGCTTTTAAAGGAAAACAGCTCCAAT ccTGTTTTTATGCGGAAAGATACCAAGACGAGTTTCCAGTGGAGAATCCGGAACCTTCCCTACCCCAAGGACGTCTACAAGCTGTCAGTGGAGCAGACTGAACGCTGCTGCATCGTGCGAACCACAAACAAGAA GTATTTTAAGAAATTCTCCATTCCAGACATGGACAGGTGCCAGTTGTCACTGGAGAGCTCTGCCCTCAGCTTTGCACATGCCAACAACACTTTGATCATAAGT TATGAGAAACCCAAAGAGATCCTGACCCTGGAACAGGAGGTGCTGAGAGAGGTGAAGAAGATGAAGGGCTCCAGTGATGGAGAAGTGGATTGCAAAACTCAGTGA
- the LOC117416065 gene encoding DNA polymerase lambda-like isoform X2, with translation MESQGIVKAFRKVKRTGNGLDREGPQMKRKQGETGDWLSGIHVYIIQAGIGNTRSGIFKKQIVQKGGQVREIFSPDVTHVLVDETMDCDRALRILKIEKLPPVVQLIKSSWLSLCIAEKKLVNTAGYSIFIPDRYLNSDLKGVDDESEHRDAPDLRTMQVLSVEKRDDTATGENAVLLQESVNKSVFKSQTSEGDGSDGEDGGVTQGDLEALLTGCYPKAGDSSTTAPPAGGKWVCAQSSEAKKENHNKHITDKLEVLAKAYTHQGDKWRALGYSKAINALQSYHKTVSSYEEACKIQGIGKRMAEKIKEILESGHLRKLDHIGESVPVLELFTNIWGAGAKTAQMWYQQGFRTLDDIRTKATLNSQQMVGLKHYEDLLDRMPREEAAEIEKTVREMALSLNPGLVAMACGSYRRGKATCGDVDVLITHPDGKSHKGIFSKVVHGLHQSGFLTDDLVSHEDNGNQKKYLGVCRLPGPGRRHRRLDIIVVPYSEFACALMYFTGSAHFNRSMRALAKTKTMSLSEHSLNRDVLRKGSLKVTPGLPLPTPAEKDVFTHLGLPYREPQERDW, from the exons ATGGAGTCTCAAGGAATCGTTAAAGCTTTCCGTAAAGTGAAGAGGACTGGCAATGGGTTAGACAGAGAAGGACCACAGATGAAAAGAAAGCAGGGAGAAACAG GTGACTGGCTCAGTGGAATACATGTGTACATCATCCAAGCTGGGATTGGAAATACCAGAAGTGgaatctttaaaaaacaaatagtcCAGAAAGGGGGGCAAGTTAGGGAGATCTTCTCTCCTGATGTCACCCATGTCTTAGTGGATGAGACCATGGACTGTGATCGTGCGTTGCGCATATTGAAGATTGAGAAACTCCCTCCTGTAGTGCAGCTGATAAAATCGTCTTGGTTGAGTCTGTGCATCGCTGAAAAAAAACTTGTGAACACTGCAGGTTACAGCATTTTCATCCCAGACAG GTACTTGAATTCAGACTTGAAAGGAGTGGATGATGAATCTGAGCACAGAGATGCACCTGATTTAAGAACAATGCAAGTGCTGAGTGTGGAGAAAAGGGATGATACAGCGACAGGAGAAAATGCAGTGCTGCTTCAAGAGTCTGTAAATAAGAGTGTCTTCAAGTCACAG ACATCAGAAGGTGACGGAAGCGATGGGGAAGATGGAGGGGTCACACAGGGTGACTTGGAAGCACTACTCACAGGGTGCTATCCAAAAGCTGGGGACTCCAGTACAACAGCACCACCTGCTGGAGGGAAGTGGGTCTGCGCTCAGTCCTCGGAAGCCAAGAAGGAGAATCACAACAAGCACATTACTGACAAGCTGGAGGTTCTGGCGAAAGCTTATACCCACCAGGGGGACAAGTGGAGGGCACTGGGCTACTCCAAAGCTATAAAcgccctccagagctaccataaAACTGTGTCTTCATATGAG GAGGCATGCAAGATCCAGGGCATTGGAAAGCGGATGGCAGAGAAGATAAAGGAGATCTTGGAAAGTGGCCACCTTCGCAAGCTGGACCACATTGGGGAGAGTGTGCCAGTGTTGGAGCTCTTTACCAACATCTGGGGTGCTGGAGCCAAGACTGCACAGATGTGGTATCAGCAG GGGTTTCGTACTCTTGATGATATCCGCACCAAAGCAACCTTGAATAGCCAGCAGATGGTAGGACTGAAGCACTACGAAGATCTTCTGGATCGAATGCCGAGAGAGGAGGCTGCAGAGATTGAGAAAACT GTGCGGGAGATGGCTTTGTCGTTGAACCCTGGCCTGGTGGCCATGGCCTGTGGCTCGTATCGGAGAGGGAAGGCCACGTGTGGAGACGTGGATGTTCTAATCACCCACCCAGATGGAAAATCTCACAAAGGCATCTTTAGTAAAGTCGTGCATGGCCTCCATCAAAGTG GTTTTCTGACAGATGATCTGGTCAGCCACGAGGACAATGGGAACCAGAAGAAGTATCTGGGAGTCTGTCGTCTCCCAGGACCTGGCCGCAGGCACCGGAGACTGGATATTATTGTGGTGCCTTACAGTGAGTTTGCATGTGCCTTGATGTACTTCACGGGTTCGGCACACTTCAACCGGTCCATGCGGGCCTTGGCTAAAACCAAGACCATGAGCCTGTCAGAGCACTCCCTTAACAGGGACGTTCTCCGCAAGGGAAGCCTGAAGGTCACCCCGGGACTCCCCCTGCCTACACCAGCAGAAAAGGATGTGTTCACTCATCTCGGACTGCCATACAGGGAACCTCAGGAGAGAGACTGGTGA